In Gopherus flavomarginatus isolate rGopFla2 chromosome 1, rGopFla2.mat.asm, whole genome shotgun sequence, a single genomic region encodes these proteins:
- the CHST7 gene encoding carbohydrate sulfotransferase 7, with protein sequence MKGRRWQHRRLALLLVLYTLLLLLLVPYVHDYGARRGRGAEEAPLQPRCPSLQEALGEWGWEEEEQLPGGEGAAADRSEAGGGGKRHIYLHATWRTGSSFLGELFNQHPDVFYLYEPMWHLWQALYPADALSLQGALRDMLRSLFRCDFSVLRLYAAPPAPRDPLAPPAPGGSGANLTTAGLFGWRTNKVICSAPLCPDAPRARHEIGLIDGASCERSCPPRGLRELEAECRKYPVVVIKDVRLLELGALLPLLREPGLNLRVIQLFRDPRAVHNSRLKAKQALLRESIQMLRSRHRAEPQGLPRRQLLPAAGLGGGGIRAQQQHRAEFFLSGALEVICQAWLRDLLFSRRAPAWLRRRYTQLRYEDLVREPRAQLRRLLRFAGLPVPPAMESFVLNMTRGAAYSSDRPFLISARDAREAIHAWRERLSQEQVRQVEAACGEAMSLLSYPPSAEPGGGAREGDSR encoded by the coding sequence ATGAAGGGGCGGCGGTGGCAGCACCGCCGCCTCGCCCTGCTGCTGGTGCTCtacacgctgctgctgctgctcctggtgcCCTACGTGCACGACTACGGGGCCAGGCGGGGGCGCGGGGCGGAGGAGGCGCCGCTGcagccccgctgccccagcctgcaggaggcgctgggcgagtggggctgggaggaggaggagcagttgCCCGGGGGCGAGGGGGCGGCGGCTGACAGGAGCGAGGCCGGCGGCGGCGGGAAGCGGCACATCTACCTGCACGCCACCTGGCGCACGGGCTCCTCCTTCCTGGGGGAGCTGTTCAACCAGCACCCGGACGTCTTCTACCTGTACGAGCCCATGTGGCACCTGTGGCAGGCCCTGTACCCGGCCGACGCGCTCAGCCTGCAGGGCGCCCTGCGCGACATGCTCCGCTCGCTCTTCCGCTGCGACTTCTCCGTGCTGCGCCTCTACGCCGCCCCGCCCGCGCCCCGGGACCCGCTGGCCCCTCCGGCCCCGGGCGGCAGCGGCGCCAACCTCACCACGGCTGGCCTCTTCGGCTGGCGGACCAACAAGGTGATCTGCTCGGCCCCGCTCTGCCCGGACGCCCCCCGGGCCCGCCACGAGATCGGCCTGATCGACGGCGCCTCCTGCGAGCGGAGCTGCCCGCCGCGGGGGCTGCGGGAGCTGGAGGCCGAGTGCCGCAAGTACCCGGTGGTGGTGATCAAGGACGTGCGGCTGCTGGAACTGGGCGCGCTGCTGCCGCTGCTGCGGGAGCCCGGCCTCAACCTGCGGGTCATCCAGCTCTTCCGCGACCCCCGCGCCGTGCACAACTCCCGCCTCAAGGCCAAGCAGGCGCTGCTGCGGGAGAGCATCCAGATGCTGCGGAGCCGGCACCGCGCCGAGCCCCAGGGACTCCCCCGCCGGCAGCTCCTGCCCGCGGCCGGGCTGGGCGGCGGCGGGATCCGGGCGCAGCAGCAGCACCGGGCCGAGTTCTTCCTGAGCGGCGCGCTGGAGGTGATCTGCCAGGCCTGGCTCCGCGACCTGCTCTTCTCCCGCCGCGCCCCGGCCTGGCTGCGCCGCCGCTACACCCAGCTGCGCTACGAGGACCTGGTGCGGGAGCCCCGCGCCCAGCTGCGCCGCCTGCTGCGCTTCGCCGGCCTGCCCGTGCCGCCCGCCATGGAGAGCTTCGTGCTCAACATGACCCGCGGGGCCGCCTACTCCTCCGACCGCCCCTTCCTCATCTCCGCCCGGGACGCGCGGGAGGCCATCCACGCCTGGAGGGAGCGGCTCAGCCAGGAGCAGGTGCGCCAGGTGGAGGCCGCCTGCGGCGAAGCCATGAGCCTCTTGTCCTACCCGCCCAGCGCCGAGCCCGGCGGCGGAGCCCGGGAGGGGGACAGCAGGTAG